The following proteins are encoded in a genomic region of Mycolicibacterium confluentis:
- a CDS encoding 5-(carboxyamino)imidazole ribonucleotide synthase, whose translation MVDVPRASETHSSSTPVVAMIGGGQLARMTHQAAIALGQTLRVLAVDPADPAAQVSPDVVLGSHTDYDALRKVAQGATVITFDHEHVPTEHLDKLVAEGATVSPPPEALVHAQDKLVMRRRLSDLGAPVPRFAEVSNADEAAAFSSEVGGAAVIKTIRGGYDGRGVVLLDTPDQARDVAARYLADGVPILIEERVSMRRELSALVARSAFGQGSAWPIVQTVQRDGICVEVIAPAQDLSDKVAAAAQQLGLRLADQLGVVGVMAVELFETADGDILINELAMRPHNSGHWTMDGAVTSQFEQHLRAVLDYPLGETSARAALTVMSNVLGAPETPTMSVDERIHHLFARMPDAKVHMYGKGERPGRKLGHVNLVGKPGEDVASVRERANRASHWLSHAQWTDNWNEHGNTNGD comes from the coding sequence ATGGTTGACGTGCCACGAGCTTCTGAAACCCATTCTTCGTCCACTCCGGTCGTCGCCATGATCGGCGGCGGCCAGTTGGCCCGGATGACCCACCAGGCTGCGATCGCGCTCGGCCAGACCCTGCGGGTCCTCGCCGTCGACCCCGCCGATCCCGCCGCACAGGTCAGTCCCGACGTGGTGCTGGGTTCGCACACCGACTACGACGCCCTTCGCAAGGTGGCCCAGGGTGCCACCGTCATCACCTTCGACCATGAACACGTCCCCACTGAGCACCTGGACAAGCTGGTCGCCGAGGGCGCGACCGTTTCCCCGCCGCCCGAGGCGCTCGTGCACGCGCAGGACAAGCTCGTGATGCGCCGCCGACTCTCCGACCTGGGGGCTCCGGTTCCGCGCTTCGCCGAGGTCAGCAACGCCGATGAGGCGGCCGCGTTCAGCAGCGAGGTCGGCGGTGCCGCGGTCATCAAGACCATTCGCGGTGGCTATGACGGCCGCGGGGTGGTGCTTCTCGACACACCTGACCAGGCCCGTGACGTGGCCGCGCGTTACCTCGCCGACGGTGTGCCGATCCTGATCGAGGAACGGGTGAGCATGCGCCGTGAGCTGTCCGCACTGGTGGCGCGCTCGGCGTTCGGGCAGGGCTCGGCGTGGCCGATCGTGCAGACCGTGCAGCGCGACGGGATCTGCGTCGAGGTCATCGCGCCTGCGCAGGACCTGTCCGACAAGGTGGCCGCCGCGGCCCAGCAGCTCGGCCTGCGCCTGGCCGACCAACTCGGTGTTGTCGGCGTCATGGCCGTCGAACTGTTCGAGACGGCCGACGGCGACATCCTGATCAACGAACTGGCGATGCGCCCGCACAACTCCGGGCACTGGACCATGGACGGCGCCGTGACCAGCCAGTTCGAGCAGCACCTGCGCGCCGTGCTCGATTACCCGTTGGGGGAGACGTCGGCGCGCGCCGCGCTGACGGTGATGTCGAACGTCCTCGGCGCCCCGGAGACGCCGACGATGAGCGTCGACGAACGAATCCATCACCTGTTCGCGCGCATGCCCGACGCGAAGGTCCACATGTACGGCAAGGGGGAGCGTCCGGGCCGCAAGTTGGGCCATGTCAATCTTGTCGGCAAGCCGGGCGAGGACGTCGCCTCGGTGCGCGAACGCGCGAACCGGGCATCGCACTGGCTCTCGCATGCGCAATGGACCGACAACTGGAACGAACATGGGAACACCAATGGCGACTAA
- the rfbA gene encoding glucose-1-phosphate thymidylyltransferase RfbA, translated as MRGIILAGGTGSRLHPTTMGASKQLLPVYDKPMIYYPLSTLMLAGIRDILVITTPADAPSFTRLLGDGSQFGISITYEVQPSPDGIAQAFLIGRSHVGSDSVSLALGDNIFHGPQLGSQLNRFNNVSGGGVLVYWVSDPSAYGVVEFDESGRAISLEEKPESPRSHYAVTGLYFYDNDVVDIAAGLRPSDRGELEITDVNSAYLERGDLTVEVLPRGTAWLDTGTFDSMLDASNYVRTVEQRQGLKIGAPEEVAWRLGYITDDQLRDRAERLIKSGYGGYLLGLLTGPDQPSLSRS; from the coding sequence ATGCGCGGGATCATCTTGGCCGGGGGGACCGGTTCTCGGCTGCATCCGACCACCATGGGCGCCAGCAAGCAGCTTCTGCCGGTCTACGACAAACCGATGATCTACTACCCGCTTTCCACCCTGATGTTGGCGGGCATCCGCGACATCCTGGTCATCACGACGCCGGCCGATGCGCCGTCATTCACCAGGCTGCTCGGTGACGGCTCGCAGTTCGGCATCTCAATCACCTACGAGGTTCAGCCCAGCCCCGATGGCATCGCGCAGGCCTTCCTCATCGGACGCTCGCATGTCGGCTCCGATTCGGTGTCTCTTGCACTGGGCGACAACATCTTTCATGGCCCACAGCTGGGGTCCCAGTTGAACCGCTTCAACAATGTCAGCGGCGGCGGCGTGCTCGTGTACTGGGTCTCGGACCCGTCGGCCTACGGCGTGGTCGAGTTCGACGAGTCGGGCCGGGCCATCTCGCTGGAGGAGAAGCCTGAGAGTCCGCGCTCGCACTACGCCGTCACGGGCCTGTACTTCTATGACAACGACGTGGTCGACATAGCGGCCGGGCTGCGCCCCTCCGACCGCGGCGAACTGGAGATCACCGACGTCAACAGCGCATACTTGGAACGCGGGGATCTCACGGTGGAAGTGCTGCCCCGCGGTACCGCGTGGCTGGACACCGGCACCTTCGATTCCATGCTGGATGCAAGCAATTACGTTCGGACCGTCGAGCAGCGTCAGGGACTCAAGATCGGGGCGCCCGAGGAGGTCGCCTGGCGGCTCGGCTACATCACCGATGACCAGCTGCGCGACCGTGCCGAACGGCTGATCAAGTCCGGCTATGGCGGATACCTCCTGGGGTTGTTGACGGGACCGGATCAGCCTTCGCTGTCGCGATCCTGA
- a CDS encoding PH domain-containing protein produces the protein MGYPDNVLAADEQVVLHRHPHWKRLIGPVLVLLVMTALASFGAAYVNSLEWDPTAKLVVSLVILAIWLVIVGWLSVWPFLTWRTTHFVITDRRVMFRHGLLTRSGIDIPLARVNSVEFRHGLLDRMLRTGTLIIESASQDPLEFYDIPRVEQVHALLYHEVFDTLGSEESPS, from the coding sequence GTGGGATATCCGGACAACGTCCTCGCCGCGGATGAGCAGGTGGTGCTGCACCGGCATCCGCATTGGAAGCGGCTGATCGGTCCGGTTCTGGTGCTGCTGGTGATGACCGCTCTGGCGTCGTTCGGGGCGGCCTACGTCAATTCACTGGAGTGGGATCCCACGGCCAAGCTGGTGGTCTCGCTGGTGATCCTGGCGATCTGGCTCGTGATTGTCGGATGGCTGTCCGTGTGGCCGTTCCTCACGTGGCGGACCACTCACTTTGTGATCACCGACCGTCGCGTGATGTTTCGGCACGGCCTGCTGACGCGCAGCGGAATCGATATCCCGCTGGCTCGGGTCAACAGCGTGGAGTTCCGACACGGGCTGCTCGATCGCATGCTGCGCACCGGCACGCTGATCATCGAGTCAGCCAGCCAGGATCCGCTGGAGTTCTACGACATCCCCCGAGTGGAGCAGGTGCACGCCCTGCTCTATCACGAAGTCTTCGACACCCTCGGATCCGAAGAGTCGCCCAGCTGA
- the purE gene encoding 5-(carboxyamino)imidazole ribonucleotide mutase, protein MATNPRVGLIMGSDSDWSVMADAAEALAEFEVPFEVGVVSAHRTPGRMLDYANTAADRGIEVIIAGAGGAAHLPGMVASATPLPVIGVPVPLARLDGLDSLLSIVQMPAGVPVATVSIGGARNAGLLAVRILGASDTTLRAKMTKFQADLEAMVLDKDAALRARLLGGD, encoded by the coding sequence ATGGCGACTAACCCCCGAGTCGGGCTCATCATGGGCAGCGACAGCGACTGGTCTGTCATGGCCGATGCGGCCGAGGCGCTCGCGGAGTTCGAGGTGCCGTTCGAGGTCGGAGTGGTCTCCGCGCACCGTACGCCGGGCCGGATGCTGGACTACGCCAACACCGCGGCCGATCGTGGCATCGAGGTGATCATCGCCGGTGCGGGCGGGGCCGCGCATCTGCCGGGAATGGTGGCGTCGGCGACGCCGCTCCCGGTGATCGGAGTCCCCGTGCCGCTGGCACGCCTCGACGGACTGGACTCACTGCTGTCCATCGTGCAGATGCCTGCCGGGGTTCCGGTCGCCACCGTGTCCATCGGCGGCGCGCGGAACGCGGGTCTGCTCGCGGTGCGGATTCTCGGTGCCAGCGACACGACGTTGCGCGCGAAGATGACGAAGTTTCAGGCCGATCTCGAGGCCATGGTGCTGGACAAGGACGCGGCGTTGCGGGCGCGTCTCCTCGGTGGTGACTAG
- a CDS encoding GtrA family protein, whose translation MSFADATIARLPRLIRPFAERHHELIKFAIVGATTFVIDSAIFYTLKLTILEPKPVTAKIIAGVVAVIASYILNREWSFRDRGGRERHHEALLFFGVSGVGVLLAMAPLYFSSYVLGLRVPEVSLATENIADFISAYIIGNLLQMAFRFWAFRRFVFPDEFARDPEKALESTLTGGGLAEALEDEYETRHGDSDGVVTPLRRSRRRRARQLGDSSDPRVSKTS comes from the coding sequence GTGTCCTTTGCTGATGCCACGATCGCCCGCCTGCCGAGGCTGATCCGGCCGTTCGCCGAACGGCATCACGAGCTGATCAAGTTCGCGATCGTCGGTGCGACCACTTTCGTGATCGACTCGGCGATCTTCTACACGCTCAAGCTGACCATCCTGGAGCCCAAGCCGGTCACGGCCAAGATCATTGCGGGCGTGGTCGCGGTGATCGCGTCCTACATCCTGAACCGGGAATGGAGCTTCCGGGACCGCGGCGGCCGGGAACGACATCACGAGGCGCTGCTGTTCTTCGGAGTCAGCGGTGTCGGCGTGTTGTTGGCCATGGCGCCGCTGTACTTCTCCAGCTACGTGCTGGGGTTGCGGGTGCCCGAGGTGTCGCTGGCCACCGAGAACATTGCTGACTTCATCTCGGCCTACATCATCGGCAACCTGCTGCAGATGGCCTTCCGGTTCTGGGCGTTCCGTCGTTTTGTCTTCCCCGACGAATTCGCGCGCGACCCGGAGAAGGCACTCGAGTCGACGCTGACCGGTGGTGGCCTCGCCGAAGCTCTCGAAGACGAGTACGAGACCCGGCACGGCGACTCCGACGGCGTCGTGACGCCGCTGCGCCGAAGCCGGCGCAGACGCGCTCGTCAGCTGGGCGACTCTTCGGATCCGAGGGTGTCGAAGACTTCGTGA
- a CDS encoding acyl-CoA dehydrogenase: MAAWGGNPSFDLFQLPEEHQELRAAIRALAEKEIAPHAADVDENARFPEEALQALNASGFNAVHVPEEYGGQGADSVAACIVIEEVARVDTSASLIPAVNKLGTMGLILRGSDELKKQVLPQLASGEAMASYALSEREAGSDAAGMRTRAKADGDGWILNGAKCWITNGGKSSWYTVMAVTDPDKGANGISAFMVHKDDEGFTVGPKERKLGIKGSPTTELYFENCRIPGNRIIGDPGTGFKTALATLDHTRPTIGAQAVGIAQGALDAAIAYTKDRKQFGNSISSFQAVQFMLADMAMKVESARLMVYHAAARAERGEHNLGFISAASKCLASDVAMEVTTDAVQLFGGAGYTVDFPVERMMRDAKITQIYEGTNQIQRVVMSRALLR; the protein is encoded by the coding sequence ATGGCTGCATGGGGCGGAAATCCGTCATTCGATCTGTTTCAACTTCCCGAGGAACACCAGGAGTTGCGCGCCGCGATCCGCGCACTCGCGGAGAAGGAGATCGCTCCGCACGCAGCCGATGTCGACGAGAACGCCCGGTTTCCTGAGGAGGCCCTGCAGGCGCTGAACGCCTCGGGTTTCAACGCCGTCCATGTCCCCGAGGAGTACGGCGGTCAGGGCGCGGACTCGGTCGCGGCGTGCATCGTCATCGAGGAGGTCGCGCGGGTTGACACGTCGGCGTCCCTGATCCCCGCGGTCAACAAGCTCGGCACCATGGGCCTGATCCTGCGCGGCTCCGACGAACTGAAGAAGCAGGTGCTGCCGCAGCTGGCCTCCGGTGAGGCGATGGCCTCCTACGCGCTGTCCGAGCGCGAGGCCGGCAGTGACGCGGCCGGCATGCGCACGCGCGCCAAGGCCGACGGTGACGGCTGGATCCTCAACGGCGCCAAGTGCTGGATCACCAACGGCGGCAAGTCCAGCTGGTACACGGTCATGGCGGTCACCGATCCGGACAAGGGCGCCAACGGGATCTCCGCGTTCATGGTCCACAAGGATGACGAGGGCTTCACCGTCGGGCCCAAGGAGCGCAAGCTGGGTATCAAGGGGTCACCGACCACCGAGTTGTACTTCGAGAACTGCCGCATTCCGGGCAATCGCATCATCGGTGACCCGGGCACGGGCTTCAAGACCGCGCTGGCGACGCTCGACCACACCCGCCCGACGATCGGCGCGCAGGCCGTCGGCATCGCGCAGGGAGCGCTGGATGCGGCGATCGCATACACCAAGGACCGCAAGCAGTTCGGCAACAGCATCAGCAGCTTCCAGGCGGTGCAGTTCATGCTCGCCGACATGGCGATGAAGGTCGAGTCGGCGCGCCTGATGGTCTACCACGCAGCGGCCCGCGCCGAGCGTGGCGAGCACAATCTGGGATTCATCTCCGCCGCGAGCAAATGCCTGGCCTCCGACGTCGCGATGGAGGTCACGACCGACGCGGTGCAGCTGTTCGGCGGCGCGGGCTACACCGTCGACTTCCCGGTCGAGCGGATGATGCGCGATGCCAAGATCACCCAGATCTACGAGGGCACCAACCAGATTCAGCGCGTGGTCATGAGCCGCGCCCTCCTACGCTGA